One Mycobacteroides abscessus ATCC 19977 genomic window carries:
- a CDS encoding VOC family protein, translating to MTTSAMPPDVSGFGRVTQIAWVTDDLDATEAMLSAVFGVKKWTRIPDVHFGPETCTYRGAPADFTATIALSYLDDMQLELILPVSGTSIYTEFLERNSAGLHHVCVEPPDLDVALDHATSQGMEVVQDGVMPGGMRFAYLSAPAAALPYMELVFVPPEIRAFYDYIKNEQA from the coding sequence ATGACCACATCGGCAATGCCGCCGGATGTATCTGGATTTGGACGCGTCACCCAAATTGCTTGGGTTACTGATGATCTCGATGCCACGGAAGCCATGCTCAGCGCCGTGTTCGGGGTCAAGAAATGGACGCGAATTCCAGATGTGCACTTTGGCCCCGAGACGTGTACGTACCGGGGTGCACCGGCCGATTTCACGGCGACCATCGCGCTGAGCTATCTCGACGACATGCAGCTCGAGCTGATTCTCCCGGTCAGCGGGACGAGCATCTACACCGAGTTTCTCGAGCGCAATTCCGCGGGTCTGCATCACGTGTGTGTCGAGCCGCCCGATCTCGACGTGGCGCTCGACCACGCCACCTCCCAGGGTATGGAGGTGGTGCAGGACGGCGTGATGCCCGGCGGTATGCGATTTGCCTATCTGTCGGCACCGGCGGCCGCCCTTCCGTACATGGAACTGGTCTTCGTCCCGCCCGAGATCCGGGCGTTCTACGACTACATCAAGAATGAGCAGGCATGA
- a CDS encoding FAD-binding protein: MSAAIPETVAVQDITEWSDEVDVLVIGFGMGGGCAAVSAAEAGAQVLALERAASAGGTTAMAGGHFYLGGGTAVQQATGHADSADEMYKYLMAVSPDPDPEKIRLYCDGSVEHFNWLEALGFQFERSFYPEKAVIQPNTEGLMFTGNELVWPYRDEAIPAPRGHKVPKPGDTGGAGMVVELLAQRAAELGIPIRYETGATALILDEGGAVVGVTWKHFTETGAIRAKSVIIAAGGFVMNPAMVAEYTPKLAEKPFVLGSTYDDGLGIRLGVSAGGATRNMNQIFVTAPVYPPSGLLTGIIVNKNGERFVSEDSYHSRTSGFVMDQVDSAAYLIVDSEHMDRPTLPLTPFIDGWETVAEMEAALGIPAGNLDKTLQRYNEYAAKGEDPDFHKHPKYLAAQGTGPWGAFDLTLGKAMYAGFTLGGLRTDADGRVLTESGEAIPGLYAAGASASNIAQDGKGYSSGTRLGEASFFGRRAGSHASVRVSVA, translated from the coding sequence ATGAGTGCAGCGATTCCGGAAACCGTAGCGGTCCAAGACATCACCGAATGGTCCGACGAGGTCGACGTACTGGTCATCGGCTTTGGGATGGGCGGCGGATGCGCCGCTGTCTCGGCCGCCGAGGCGGGCGCGCAGGTTTTGGCGCTCGAACGTGCCGCCTCCGCGGGCGGCACCACCGCGATGGCGGGTGGGCACTTTTACCTCGGCGGCGGCACCGCTGTTCAGCAAGCCACTGGGCATGCGGACAGCGCCGACGAGATGTACAAGTACCTGATGGCGGTGTCTCCCGATCCGGACCCAGAGAAGATCCGCCTGTACTGCGACGGTAGCGTCGAACATTTCAATTGGCTTGAGGCACTGGGCTTTCAATTCGAACGCAGCTTCTATCCGGAGAAGGCCGTCATTCAGCCCAATACCGAAGGACTGATGTTCACCGGGAACGAGCTGGTGTGGCCCTACCGTGACGAAGCCATCCCGGCGCCCCGGGGGCACAAGGTGCCCAAGCCCGGCGACACCGGCGGTGCGGGCATGGTCGTGGAACTACTCGCCCAACGTGCCGCCGAGCTCGGTATACCGATCCGATACGAGACCGGCGCGACCGCGCTCATTCTCGACGAGGGGGGAGCGGTGGTGGGTGTGACATGGAAACACTTCACCGAAACCGGTGCGATACGCGCCAAATCGGTGATCATCGCGGCCGGAGGATTTGTGATGAACCCCGCCATGGTGGCCGAATACACCCCCAAGCTCGCCGAGAAGCCGTTCGTGCTGGGCAGCACCTACGACGACGGGCTGGGCATCAGGCTCGGGGTGTCCGCGGGGGGCGCGACCCGCAACATGAATCAAATTTTCGTGACAGCTCCCGTGTATCCGCCGTCGGGACTGCTGACCGGGATCATCGTGAACAAGAACGGGGAGCGGTTCGTCTCCGAGGATTCCTACCATTCCCGGACCTCTGGATTCGTGATGGATCAGGTGGATAGTGCCGCGTATCTGATTGTCGACTCCGAGCACATGGACCGGCCGACACTGCCACTGACTCCCTTCATTGATGGTTGGGAGACCGTCGCGGAAATGGAAGCAGCCCTGGGTATCCCGGCCGGAAACCTGGACAAGACGCTGCAACGCTACAACGAGTACGCCGCCAAGGGTGAGGATCCAGACTTCCACAAACACCCGAAATACCTTGCCGCGCAGGGGACTGGTCCCTGGGGCGCATTCGATCTCACCCTCGGCAAAGCGATGTACGCCGGTTTCACACTCGGTGGCCTGCGGACCGACGCCGACGGTCGGGTGCTCACCGAATCCGGAGAGGCGATTCCGGGCCTGTATGCCGCGGGTGCCAGCGCGTCGAACATTGCTCAGGACGGTAAGGGCTACAGCAGTGGAACCAGGCTCGGCGAAGCCTCGTTCTTCGGCCGGCGGGCGGGTTCACACGCGTCAGTGCGGGTATCGGTCGCCTAG